A window of the Acidobacteriota bacterium genome harbors these coding sequences:
- a CDS encoding glycosyltransferase family 4 protein, with amino-acid sequence MHICFLCNEYPPWRHGGVGSFTQTLARELVKCGNRVTVLGLYSCEKILDERDESVRVVRIPHAKLPGTGFLINGARLRYVLRYLHSQDAMDVVEGPELSLSMIPADFPAAKVIRMNGGHRFFADTLGEKPKFWRSWLERRSFSRADHLCAVSKFVAEKTRQLLELGQLSIAVLPNPVDTLVFAPQPPEFETDGSILFAGTVCEKKGIRQLVQAMPRIVAAVPSAHLLIAGRDWLDPDTGDSFTEKLRRLIPANLAESITFLGMVEHATLPEIMAQASVCVYPSHMEAMPLAWLEALAMGKAVLASQTGPGPEAIEDGVSGLLCNPYDSDSIAEKVILLLKDRELRRRLGQQARQRAIDLFSVETLVRRNQEFYSRCTTVVK; translated from the coding sequence ATGCACATTTGCTTTCTTTGCAACGAATATCCTCCCTGGCGACACGGCGGCGTAGGCAGTTTCACGCAAACCCTGGCGCGTGAATTGGTCAAATGCGGCAATCGAGTCACCGTTTTAGGCCTCTATAGTTGCGAAAAAATCCTGGACGAACGTGACGAAAGTGTCCGCGTAGTGCGAATTCCACACGCGAAATTGCCGGGCACGGGTTTTTTAATCAACGGAGCCAGATTGCGGTATGTGTTGCGTTATTTGCACAGCCAGGATGCAATGGATGTTGTGGAAGGGCCGGAACTGAGCCTTTCGATGATTCCGGCAGATTTTCCCGCCGCCAAAGTGATTCGCATGAATGGCGGTCATCGGTTCTTTGCCGATACATTAGGAGAAAAGCCCAAATTTTGGCGCAGTTGGCTGGAACGGCGCTCATTTTCGCGCGCTGATCATCTTTGCGCGGTCAGCAAGTTCGTGGCGGAAAAAACCCGGCAATTGTTGGAACTTGGACAACTATCTATTGCCGTATTACCCAATCCTGTGGATACTCTGGTTTTTGCCCCCCAGCCTCCAGAATTTGAGACAGATGGTTCGATACTTTTTGCAGGCACTGTGTGTGAAAAGAAAGGCATTCGCCAATTGGTTCAGGCAATGCCCCGGATTGTCGCAGCCGTTCCAAGCGCTCACTTGCTGATTGCCGGAAGAGATTGGCTCGATCCGGATACTGGCGACTCATTCACTGAAAAACTTCGCCGACTGATTCCTGCAAACTTGGCTGAATCCATTACTTTCCTGGGCATGGTTGAACATGCCACGTTACCCGAAATAATGGCGCAGGCTTCGGTTTGCGTTTATCCTTCGCACATGGAGGCAATGCCCTTAGCTTGGCTGGAGGCTTTGGCAATGGGAAAAGCCGTTTTGGCAAGCCAAACCGGCCCTGGCCCCGAAGCTATTGAAGATGGAGTTTCCGGATTGCTCTGTAACCCCTATGACTCCGACTCCATCGCGGAAAAGGTTATTTTGCTTCTCAAAGACCGGGAGCTTCGTCGCCGACTGGGGCAGCAGGCGCGGCAACGAGCGATTGATCTTTTTTCCGTTGAAACCCTGGTGCGTCGCAACCAAGAGTTTTATTCAAGATGCACAACAGTAGTGAAGTAA
- a CDS encoding serine acetyltransferase — MSVYREDVKRYVDSETRVDFLRQILTQRGLWALLQYRLASAIYRWTVPTILKRPLIWMMAVWHKLVELTTGIQLPYTATIGPGLYIGHVGRVFLEDDVIIGSHCNMLQGVAIVRSGRGDGCGVPTIGDRVHFGPNATVAGKIRIGDDTTIAANALVITDMPSGCSVAGIPAEIIGRNYPRYFPLETKSAEY, encoded by the coding sequence ATGTCGGTTTACCGAGAAGACGTCAAACGATACGTAGATTCCGAGACCAGAGTGGACTTTCTGAGACAAATTTTGACTCAGCGAGGATTGTGGGCGTTACTGCAATACAGGTTGGCCTCGGCTATTTATCGCTGGACAGTTCCAACAATTCTAAAGCGGCCATTGATATGGATGATGGCGGTTTGGCATAAGCTCGTTGAGCTGACGACTGGCATTCAGTTGCCTTATACCGCGACAATCGGCCCGGGGCTGTACATTGGTCACGTTGGAAGGGTCTTCCTGGAAGACGACGTCATTATCGGCAGCCATTGCAATATGTTACAGGGGGTTGCCATTGTCAGGTCCGGTCGAGGCGATGGGTGCGGAGTCCCGACCATCGGCGACCGAGTTCATTTTGGACCAAATGCCACCGTCGCCGGAAAAATTCGCATCGGCGATGACACCACGATTGCAGCGAACGCGCTGGTCATCACGGATATGCCCAGTGGCTGTTCCGTCGCAGGCATCCCCGCCGAAATCATAGGGCGAAATTATCCGCGTTACTTCCCATTGGAAACAAAATCCGCCGAATACTAA
- a CDS encoding glycosyltransferase: protein MNVWHELFDELVVVAPLDQGPPPKFWAPYQNSNGITVVPYRRDKGSGMNQQTTKLWEIPRMGFAITKAAMMSDAFHLRSPASISLLASLVLPLLQRRRCAKFAGQWTGYPGEPRTVRWQRTILKSNWWASPVTVYGEWPNQPAHVIPFFTSVLNAQQSARAKAAAETKAAADWSNRNLRLLYVGRLSKSKNVHAILDAIAQLKTEGLLIECDIVGEGPEREALETQVASANLRPQVRFTGGVEFDRVLDFYERGDVLALISETEGWPKAIAEAMAFGLVCIGSNRGLVPWMLGVGSEATRGVVIQPGDSEALADTLRKIAASPLEYSQMGQRAAAWSGNYSLEGLREALRNLLNQSWNLDLK, encoded by the coding sequence ATGAATGTCTGGCATGAATTGTTTGACGAACTCGTTGTCGTCGCACCGCTGGATCAAGGGCCTCCGCCGAAATTCTGGGCCCCCTACCAAAATTCAAACGGCATAACGGTTGTTCCCTATCGCCGGGACAAAGGCAGCGGAATGAACCAGCAAACCACCAAACTTTGGGAAATTCCGCGAATGGGCTTCGCCATCACCAAAGCCGCGATGATGAGCGATGCATTTCATTTGCGCTCGCCCGCCAGCATATCCCTGCTGGCGTCGTTGGTATTGCCGCTGTTGCAGCGTCGTCGCTGCGCCAAATTCGCGGGGCAATGGACGGGTTATCCCGGCGAACCACGTACCGTTCGCTGGCAACGCACAATTTTGAAATCGAACTGGTGGGCGTCGCCGGTGACGGTTTATGGCGAATGGCCGAATCAACCCGCACACGTCATACCGTTTTTCACCTCCGTGCTGAACGCGCAGCAATCCGCCCGCGCAAAAGCTGCCGCCGAAACCAAAGCCGCTGCCGACTGGTCGAATCGAAATTTGCGGCTGCTGTATGTCGGCAGGCTGTCAAAATCCAAAAACGTTCACGCCATCCTTGACGCCATCGCGCAACTCAAAACCGAAGGCTTGCTCATCGAATGCGACATTGTGGGCGAAGGCCCGGAACGGGAAGCGCTGGAAACTCAAGTCGCTTCCGCGAATCTGCGACCTCAGGTGCGATTTACCGGCGGCGTGGAATTTGATCGTGTCCTGGATTTTTACGAACGCGGCGACGTGCTGGCATTGATTTCGGAAACCGAAGGTTGGCCCAAAGCAATTGCCGAAGCGATGGCCTTTGGCTTGGTCTGCATCGGTTCAAACCGTGGATTGGTTCCGTGGATGCTCGGTGTTGGCTCCGAAGCAACACGTGGTGTGGTGATTCAACCCGGCGATTCTGAAGCACTCGCGGACACGTTGCGTAAAATTGCCGCGTCGCCGCTTGAATACAGTCAGATGGGACAACGCGCCGCCGCCTGGAGCGGCAATTATTCGCTTGAAGGTTTGCGCGAAGCCTTGCGCAACCTGCTCAACCAAAGCTGGAATCTTGATTTGAAGTGA
- a CDS encoding glycosyltransferase encodes MRIPDRLKLGWFSSLSPWRLALLVAFCSMAALLVFWRIVPSDSQTNENSDYLNFYEPVAQNLLAGKGLVTNSGQPATHYPPAYPLLLVAAFKLASWFSLSTATANLALTLVSHLLAAVFIFLLARKLWSNLGAFIAALAWISYPPILWLTKQPNSEIPFMAVFYGSVWLLWAACWRRASWHYFVLAGMLGGIAALLRPIGLGAMVMMSLGLVLATRGKEFRLRLMMVAFLLIGNLLAIFPWQVWVYARTGNVVLLSGNLVPSIRDGLRFAVNLKRYRQAVPVPDDVRAMMQRIDARFDEMDSLANVAKVVRDEASPQPMALVKLLLIKAARSWYATDSGRREGLILLFQIVYLVLVAIGGWRAWKSGGQARELFFGLALTLLYFWGMTVLTLSILRYMTPVIGLAFTLLGALAPSTARQEKNTTSSGILGVMHLTDTLDSGGAERMAVNLVNHLPRDRYRVHLCTTRRDGALSDFVAADVERLRLERTSRFDFRAIFKLRRYIAEREIRLLHAHNTSLFIALAAAAFPPFPAVIWHHHTGRYAMEDRAARIYRLVAQRIRGVITVNQDLADWTQRRLGIPSERVRYIPNFVSESPLHPPIELPGTPSQRIVCVANLHPDKDHATLFRAMRQVIKQVPNAQLLLAGEARNAHYLQSITMEMVKLGLINNVTLLGQQKNIPQLLSACDIGVLSSVSEGLPMAVLEYGMAGLAVATTDVGQCAEVLDFGNAGLIVPKSDPDRLTESLVSLLESAELRRSLGEKLQARVRERYSANAVITEVCRMYEEVLHHNSAQISSER; translated from the coding sequence GTGAGAATTCCTGACCGCTTGAAACTTGGTTGGTTTTCTTCCCTGTCGCCGTGGCGACTTGCATTGCTGGTCGCGTTTTGTTCGATGGCGGCGCTGCTGGTGTTCTGGCGAATCGTCCCGTCGGATTCACAAACGAACGAAAACAGCGATTACCTGAATTTTTACGAACCCGTCGCGCAAAACCTGCTCGCGGGCAAAGGACTGGTAACAAATTCAGGTCAGCCCGCAACGCATTATCCGCCCGCATATCCGTTGTTGTTGGTGGCGGCGTTCAAACTGGCATCGTGGTTTTCACTTTCGACGGCAACGGCAAACCTTGCACTGACGCTGGTCAGTCATTTGCTGGCCGCAGTATTCATTTTCCTGCTGGCGCGAAAGCTCTGGTCAAACCTTGGCGCGTTTATCGCGGCGCTTGCCTGGATCAGTTACCCGCCCATTCTGTGGTTGACCAAACAACCCAACAGCGAAATTCCGTTTATGGCTGTTTTTTACGGCAGCGTTTGGTTGCTGTGGGCAGCCTGCTGGCGGCGCGCAAGCTGGCACTATTTCGTGCTGGCCGGAATGTTGGGAGGGATCGCGGCGTTGCTTCGCCCCATCGGTTTGGGCGCGATGGTGATGATGAGTTTGGGGTTGGTGTTGGCAACGCGCGGCAAAGAGTTCCGGCTGCGACTGATGATGGTTGCGTTCTTGCTAATTGGCAATCTGTTGGCGATTTTTCCCTGGCAGGTTTGGGTGTACGCCCGCACAGGAAACGTCGTTTTGCTGAGCGGCAATCTGGTTCCCAGCATTCGCGACGGATTGCGATTTGCCGTGAATTTGAAACGTTACCGTCAAGCCGTGCCCGTTCCCGACGACGTGCGCGCGATGATGCAGCGCATTGACGCCCGGTTTGACGAAATGGATTCGTTGGCGAACGTGGCCAAAGTTGTGCGCGATGAAGCCAGCCCGCAACCAATGGCGCTGGTCAAATTGCTGCTGATCAAAGCGGCGCGCAGTTGGTACGCCACCGACAGCGGTCGCCGCGAAGGATTGATCCTGCTCTTTCAAATTGTTTATCTGGTTTTGGTTGCCATTGGCGGTTGGCGCGCGTGGAAATCGGGCGGACAAGCGCGAGAATTGTTTTTTGGGTTGGCGCTGACGCTGTTGTATTTTTGGGGAATGACCGTATTGACGCTTTCGATTTTGCGTTACATGACGCCGGTCATTGGCCTGGCCTTTACGTTGTTGGGAGCGCTTGCGCCCTCAACCGCTCGCCAAGAAAAAAACACAACGTCATCCGGCATCCTCGGAGTGATGCACTTGACGGACACACTGGACAGCGGCGGCGCCGAGCGAATGGCCGTCAACCTGGTCAATCATCTGCCGCGCGACCGTTATCGAGTTCACCTGTGCACGACTCGCCGCGACGGCGCGCTGTCGGATTTTGTCGCTGCCGACGTTGAGCGCCTGCGACTGGAACGTACAAGCCGGTTCGACTTTCGAGCGATTTTCAAACTTCGGCGATACATCGCCGAACGCGAGATTCGTTTGCTGCACGCGCACAACACTTCCCTGTTTATTGCCCTGGCGGCGGCTGCGTTTCCACCGTTTCCGGCTGTCATCTGGCATCACCACACAGGCCGATACGCGATGGAGGATCGAGCGGCGCGCATTTACCGGCTGGTTGCGCAACGGATTCGCGGTGTCATCACAGTCAATCAGGATTTGGCCGACTGGACGCAAAGGCGTTTGGGCATTCCATCGGAGCGTGTTCGGTATATCCCCAACTTTGTCAGTGAAAGCCCTCTACACCCGCCAATCGAATTGCCGGGCACCCCCAGCCAGCGAATCGTTTGCGTGGCGAATCTCCACCCGGACAAGGATCATGCGACGCTGTTTCGCGCGATGCGCCAGGTTATCAAACAAGTTCCCAATGCACAGTTGTTGTTGGCCGGTGAAGCTCGCAACGCACATTATTTGCAATCCATCACCATGGAAATGGTCAAACTCGGCTTAATCAATAACGTCACCTTGTTGGGGCAACAAAAAAACATTCCGCAACTTCTGAGCGCCTGCGACATTGGCGTGCTCAGTTCGGTTTCGGAAGGGTTGCCGATGGCGGTGTTGGAATACGGCATGGCCGGATTGGCAGTCGCAACCACCGATGTCGGCCAATGCGCAGAAGTTCTGGATTTTGGCAACGCGGGATTGATCGTTCCAAAGTCCGATCCTGATAGATTGACCGAGTCGTTAGTCTCGCTGCTGGAATCCGCCGAGTTACGCCGATCACTTGGGGAAAAGCTGCAAGCACGAGTGCGCGAACGGTACAGTGCCAACGCCGTCATTACCGAAGTTTGCCGAATGTACGAAGAGGTGTTACACCACAACAGTGCCCAAATCAGTTCGGAGCGCTAA
- a CDS encoding O-antigen ligase family protein — MIDRTFVTPLNSNLSGSRLPLSPAQQPLVRALNLSDSKAIPMLLGLHALLGLLLMISPIVAALHMGVITLLGVWWAVLSPRTEHVTWICAYIVGAEVLWRMMGVTFFWEYGKYSIIAFMLLLMIRTGRLSGIFLPFLFFALLLPSSVLPTANMGTQELRQQISFNLSGPLALAVCTWFFWQITLPVEQLQRMFLALICPIVSTATIVLVGILASSNLSFNNSSNFATSGGYGPNQVSAVLGLGALAAFLWLFHKNVARSLKLTLLITLLFLIVQSALTFSRGGLYAAGAAAILASLYLIRDRRLRMQFVLGAVAVFAVVNFLVLPQLDEFTTGALSKRFSDTRMSGRDRIIMDDLEVFNEHPLFGVGPGQARHFRQGHNKAAAHTEFSRMVAEHGIFGLAALLLMLGLAIRHFRRAQTPQAKAIVVALTVWSFLSMASVAMRTVAPAFLFGLGAAMFILLEQEQARTGPAFSANEYAQR, encoded by the coding sequence ATGATAGATCGAACTTTCGTCACACCGCTGAATTCCAACCTGTCAGGCAGTCGGCTTCCGCTAAGCCCGGCGCAACAACCCCTGGTCAGGGCGCTGAACCTTTCCGATTCCAAAGCCATTCCCATGCTACTGGGGCTGCATGCCTTGCTGGGGTTACTGTTGATGATTTCTCCAATCGTTGCGGCGTTGCACATGGGCGTCATCACATTGCTCGGAGTTTGGTGGGCAGTGCTTTCGCCCAGAACGGAACACGTCACCTGGATTTGCGCTTACATTGTCGGCGCTGAAGTTCTATGGCGAATGATGGGTGTGACGTTCTTTTGGGAGTATGGAAAATACAGCATCATCGCTTTCATGTTGTTGTTGATGATTCGAACCGGACGGTTAAGCGGCATATTTTTGCCATTTCTCTTTTTCGCCTTGCTATTGCCGTCCAGCGTTTTGCCCACCGCCAATATGGGAACCCAGGAGTTGCGCCAACAAATCAGCTTCAATTTATCCGGGCCGCTGGCTTTGGCGGTTTGCACCTGGTTCTTCTGGCAAATCACGCTGCCTGTTGAACAATTGCAGCGCATGTTTCTGGCTTTGATTTGCCCGATTGTTTCCACGGCTACGATTGTGCTGGTTGGCATACTGGCCAGTTCCAACCTCAGCTTCAACAACAGCTCGAATTTCGCCACCAGCGGTGGGTACGGCCCTAACCAGGTTTCGGCGGTTTTGGGTTTGGGGGCCTTGGCCGCATTTCTTTGGCTGTTTCATAAAAACGTCGCGCGCTCTTTGAAGCTCACGTTGTTGATCACATTGTTATTTTTGATTGTGCAAAGTGCGCTGACCTTTTCGCGCGGCGGATTGTATGCGGCGGGCGCAGCCGCGATTTTGGCGTCGTTGTATTTGATTCGCGATCGTCGTTTACGTATGCAGTTTGTGCTGGGAGCCGTCGCGGTCTTTGCAGTTGTGAATTTTCTGGTGCTCCCGCAACTGGATGAGTTTACCACCGGCGCGCTTTCCAAACGATTCAGCGACACGCGTATGTCAGGACGCGACCGCATCATCATGGACGACCTGGAAGTGTTCAACGAACATCCGCTGTTTGGCGTTGGCCCCGGCCAAGCCAGACATTTTCGGCAGGGACACAATAAAGCAGCGGCACACACGGAATTTTCGCGCATGGTGGCCGAACACGGAATTTTTGGCTTGGCAGCGTTATTGCTGATGCTGGGATTGGCGATCAGGCATTTCCGGCGCGCGCAAACGCCACAAGCCAAAGCCATCGTGGTTGCGCTGACCGTTTGGAGTTTTTTGAGCATGGCTTCCGTCGCTATGCGAACCGTTGCGCCCGCATTTCTGTTTGGTTTGGGGGCAGCCATGTTTATCTTGCTGGAGCAGGAACAGGCGCGGACGGGACCGGCATTTTCTGCCAACGAGTATGCTCAACGATAG
- a CDS encoding glycosyltransferase family 4 protein, protein MLNDRFLAQSDTSSSGILPGILMVSTFLSHTKGSHSVAKDLANKLQTTAQNIICVSSYRSGLLRGLDMIFTAIRRRREYDLAIVGLYSGRAFLWGEAVSWLLEKLGCPFVISLHGGSLPEFARLHPRRVTETLRKAAAVTAPSNYLAERMRVYRQDILLLPNPIEIERYEFRLRDQIKPNLIWLRSLQEIYNPLLAIKVAARLRENFPDLRLTMVGPDKGDGTWQQTANFAARIFPAKPYEEDTKKTSETGIDPGAASCEFVAGDFLMTGGIPNAEVPRWLNRGDIFLNTTNVDNTPISVIEAMACGLPIVSTNVGGLPYLLEDGEDALLVPPNDAEAMSASVRRVLTEPGLAAQLSRNARRKAETFDWANVLPMWRELLGKVR, encoded by the coding sequence ATGCTCAACGATAGATTTTTGGCGCAGTCGGACACCAGTTCTTCGGGGATTCTGCCCGGGATTTTGATGGTTTCCACCTTTCTTTCGCACACAAAAGGCAGCCATTCCGTCGCCAAAGACCTTGCGAACAAATTACAAACCACGGCTCAAAACATCATCTGTGTTTCGTCGTATCGCTCAGGGTTGCTGCGCGGACTGGATATGATTTTCACGGCCATCCGGCGGCGGCGTGAATACGATCTGGCCATCGTTGGGTTATACAGCGGACGCGCATTTCTGTGGGGCGAGGCAGTTTCGTGGTTGCTGGAAAAACTCGGCTGCCCGTTTGTGATTTCCCTGCATGGCGGTTCGCTGCCGGAATTTGCCCGCCTTCATCCTCGCCGCGTCACTGAAACCCTGCGCAAGGCAGCGGCCGTCACGGCTCCCTCGAATTATCTTGCGGAGCGGATGCGGGTTTATCGTCAGGACATTTTGCTGCTGCCCAACCCGATTGAAATCGAACGTTACGAATTTCGGCTGCGCGACCAGATCAAGCCCAACTTGATCTGGCTTCGCTCGCTCCAGGAAATTTACAATCCCTTGTTGGCAATTAAAGTTGCCGCACGGTTGCGCGAAAATTTTCCGGATTTGCGTCTGACAATGGTCGGTCCAGACAAAGGCGATGGCACTTGGCAACAAACGGCGAACTTTGCAGCCAGGATTTTTCCCGCGAAGCCATACGAAGAAGACACGAAGAAAACATCTGAAACTGGCATTGATCCTGGTGCGGCCTCGTGTGAGTTCGTGGCGGGCGACTTTTTGATGACTGGTGGAATTCCCAACGCTGAAGTTCCGCGCTGGCTCAATCGCGGCGATATTTTTCTGAACACAACCAATGTGGATAACACGCCGATCAGCGTGATCGAAGCGATGGCGTGCGGGCTGCCCATCGTCAGCACGAATGTCGGCGGCTTGCCATATCTGCTGGAAGATGGCGAAGATGCCCTGCTGGTTCCGCCGAACGATGCGGAAGCAATGAGTGCTTCCGTGCGCCGCGTACTGACCGAACCTGGACTGGCAGCGCAATTGTCGCGCAATGCGCGGCGCAAAGCCGAGACCTTTGATTGGGCGAACGTCCTGCCGATGTGGAGAGAGTTGCTTGGGAAAGTTCGATAA
- a CDS encoding phenylacetate--CoA ligase family protein, with product MGKFDNLYAKLPVWAQHAAVSGFGLYWYWQRFGGDYKHSLNAFLARDRFSRDEWQSWQQVSLKQLLSVAAEHIPHYRNTWSQSQKRAAQAGQLTDLPLLEKDPIRADPHAFLRQDLNIKKPLTFFTSGSTGTPIASLWTASELRASMAVREARSANWAGVSFTVPRATFSGRMVEPDPLSQGPFYRFNLVERQVYFSPFHLRQDTARLYVEALRKHKVQWLTGYAVSYSLLAKFILAEKLDMPPLKAIITTSEKVTPEMRGVMESAFGCRVFEEYSTVENVLFASECEAGRLHVSPDVGVVEILRPDGTPCDSGEVGEIVATSLMHYSQPFVRFRLGDLGAWDGEPCPCGRAMPIIKEVVGRIEDVVTGPDGRQLVRFHGIFVNQPNVREGQVIQEALDRIRVKIVPTPEFDQADVADIIARMQQRLSDEVQVIVEQVAEIPRTKSGKFKAVVSLLDKDQNINRNG from the coding sequence TTGGGAAAGTTCGATAACCTTTATGCCAAATTGCCCGTCTGGGCGCAGCACGCCGCCGTCAGCGGTTTCGGGCTGTATTGGTACTGGCAGCGCTTTGGCGGCGATTACAAACATTCGTTGAATGCATTTTTGGCGCGCGACCGATTCAGCCGCGATGAATGGCAATCGTGGCAACAGGTGAGTTTGAAACAACTGTTGAGCGTGGCGGCTGAACATATTCCGCATTACCGCAACACCTGGAGCCAATCGCAAAAGCGTGCCGCGCAAGCCGGGCAACTAACGGATTTGCCGCTGCTGGAAAAAGATCCGATTCGCGCAGACCCACACGCGTTTTTGCGCCAGGACCTGAACATCAAAAAGCCGTTGACCTTTTTCACCAGCGGTTCGACGGGAACACCGATCGCCAGTTTGTGGACAGCTTCCGAGTTGCGCGCTTCGATGGCCGTGCGCGAAGCCCGTTCGGCAAACTGGGCGGGCGTGTCGTTCACAGTTCCGCGCGCGACGTTTTCCGGGCGGATGGTGGAACCCGATCCGCTCAGCCAGGGGCCGTTTTACCGCTTCAACCTGGTCGAACGACAAGTGTACTTTTCGCCATTTCACCTGCGACAAGACACGGCACGGCTTTACGTCGAGGCATTGCGGAAACACAAGGTTCAATGGCTGACCGGCTACGCCGTGTCGTATTCCCTGCTGGCAAAATTCATTCTGGCGGAAAAGCTGGATATGCCGCCGCTCAAAGCCATCATCACTACCAGCGAAAAGGTCACGCCGGAAATGCGCGGCGTGATGGAATCGGCATTCGGTTGCCGCGTGTTTGAAGAATACAGCACGGTCGAAAACGTCCTGTTTGCCAGCGAATGCGAAGCCGGGCGGTTGCACGTCAGCCCGGATGTTGGCGTCGTTGAAATCCTGCGCCCTGATGGCACGCCGTGTGATTCCGGCGAAGTGGGTGAAATTGTGGCGACCAGCTTGATGCATTATTCGCAACCTTTCGTGCGGTTTCGGCTGGGCGATCTGGGAGCTTGGGACGGAGAGCCTTGTCCTTGCGGGCGAGCGATGCCAATCATCAAGGAAGTCGTCGGACGAATCGAAGACGTGGTTACTGGCCCCGACGGACGCCAACTGGTTCGTTTTCACGGCATTTTCGTCAATCAACCCAACGTCCGCGAAGGCCAGGTCATTCAGGAAGCGCTCGACCGCATTCGTGTCAAAATCGTTCCGACGCCGGAGTTCGACCAAGCGGATGTCGCTGACATCATCGCTCGCATGCAGCAACGGTTGAGCGATGAAGTTCAGGTCATCGTCGAACAAGTGGCGGAAATTCCACGCACCAAGTCTGGCAAATTCAAAGCGGTTGTTTCACTGCTCGACAAGGATCAAAACATTAATCGCAATGGATAA
- a CDS encoding glycosyltransferase family 2 protein, whose protein sequence is MDKPQQLPFVSVVMPVRNEAGYIARSLTAVTEQDYPAERLEIIVADGMSTDSTREIVKLFQSRFDNIQLIDNPGKIAPTGLNRATGLAKGEIIARVDGHCEIAPDYLRCAIEHLQTETVDGVGGPIETIGETATARVIAAAMSSAFGVGDSAFRTVKNKTMLTGTIAFPVYTRAIIERAGAYDEEMVRNQDDEYNCRLRKLGAKLLLASDVRSKYYSRGTMRKLFKQYFQYGYWKVRVLQKHPRQMSLRQFIPPAFVASLLGSIGLGLVSPLGWWIFAGIIGCYLTVNLVASARVLLSNRPFQFQFFLLPAVFASLHLSYGLGFLVGFVKFAPRWRMRE, encoded by the coding sequence ATGGATAAGCCCCAACAACTCCCGTTTGTCTCGGTCGTCATGCCGGTCAGAAACGAAGCCGGTTATATTGCCCGCAGCCTGACAGCAGTTACTGAACAGGATTATCCGGCGGAGAGGTTGGAAATTATTGTCGCCGATGGCATGTCTACCGATTCGACACGGGAAATTGTCAAACTGTTTCAATCGCGGTTTGACAACATTCAGTTGATTGACAATCCGGGCAAGATCGCGCCGACCGGATTAAACCGCGCGACCGGATTGGCCAAAGGGGAAATCATCGCCCGCGTGGATGGACACTGCGAAATTGCCCCGGATTATCTGCGCTGCGCAATCGAGCATCTGCAAACGGAAACCGTAGACGGCGTTGGCGGCCCAATTGAAACCATTGGCGAAACCGCAACGGCACGGGTCATTGCCGCAGCCATGAGTTCAGCCTTTGGCGTGGGCGATTCGGCGTTTCGCACGGTAAAAAACAAAACGATGTTGACCGGCACAATCGCCTTTCCGGTGTATACGCGGGCAATCATCGAACGCGCCGGAGCGTACGACGAAGAAATGGTTCGCAATCAGGACGACGAATACAACTGTCGGCTCAGAAAGCTGGGCGCAAAATTGCTGCTGGCGTCGGATGTGCGATCAAAGTATTACAGCCGTGGCACGATGCGAAAATTGTTCAAACAGTATTTTCAGTACGGATATTGGAAAGTGCGCGTGCTGCAAAAACATCCGCGCCAGATGTCGCTGCGGCAATTCATTCCTCCGGCCTTTGTTGCGTCGCTTCTCGGCTCGATTGGCTTGGGGCTGGTTTCGCCGCTCGGCTGGTGGATTTTTGCCGGAATAATTGGTTGCTATCTCACAGTGAATTTGGTAGCTTCGGCTCGCGTCCTGTTAAGCAATCGCCCCTTCCAATTTCAATTTTTTCTTTTACCCGCCGTGTTTGCCTCGCTTCATTTGAGCTACGGTTTGGGTTTCCTTGTCGGGTTCGTGAAATTCGCTCCCCGATGGCGAATGCGTGAGTGA